In Miscanthus floridulus cultivar M001 chromosome 19, ASM1932011v1, whole genome shotgun sequence, the DNA window AACCCCATCTCCACGCAGGCCACCAAGGCCGCGCTCGTCACGGCCTACTACCTCGTCGCCGCCTCCGACCGCGGCGCGGCGCGCTTCGCGGAGCTCGGCGTGGTGGCAGTCCTCGTGGAGGCCCTCGTCGACGCCGACAAGAACACGAGCCAGAAGGCGCTGGCCGCGCTCGACGGCGTCCTGTGCGCCGACGCCGGCCTCGCGGCCGTGCGCGCGCACGCGCTGGCCGTGCTGGTGCTCGTCAAGAAGATGTTCCGCGTGTCCGACATGGCCACGGATATCGTAGTACGTACTCGTAGTGAGCAACAGCGACACATGCATATCATAGACGGGATCACGCACTTGATCTCGTGTACGTGAGCAGCAGCGAGCcagcgacacatacacatgtggGCTGGCCGCGGTTCGATCCCCGGCTAACCGCGGTTCGTGCGGACCAGGCGAGGGCACGGTTCAGGTTCGATCCGTGAACCTCTTTTGCGGCTCATGGAGCGGGGGGTCGGGGATAGGAGCGCTCCGAACCGCCCCCCTTGCAAATATGCGCGCGTTTCAGAAGCTGCACTCTCTCCCCGGCCTGCAGGTACAGGACCCCCAGCCCCAGCCAGCTGATTTGATCCATCAGTTCGATTTCGATGGAACGACAATAATAAGGAAGGAAGAAAATTAATCCGATCCTCGAGCCAAAGGCTCTCTTTTTTTTATCGACGAAAGAAgattatattagataatagctgGTACATGAACACGTTACCAGCATCCTGGATTACACAAATATCCAGAAACtaattttcatctaaattgtacCCACACTGTGAATAGCTCCAGATTTCAAAACCAAACATGTACGACGCTTTGTAGTATGGATGACTGCACatgcaaacactcggcaaaaggtctGAGGACAGATGTCCAACGAACGACGGCCAACATTCATATaggcggagttgagaaacttGTTCTTTTTAgtgtctttctttttctttgttctgcCACCGAAAAATGAGGAAGACTGATCTGAAACTTATTCTCCCTATCTCTTCATTGTGGCCAGATCTAACCATAATAAAACAGAGAAAAGACTGAAGAAAATTATTCCATGACCGGAGAAAATTTCTCTCTAATGGGTTGGGGGTGGCTTGGGTTTATGACAAATCTAGGTTGAGGCGGGTTGGAAGTGGTTTTTTCCCCTTTGGGATTGTGTGGGTTTAACTCACGGGTTTAGTTTCAAGGTCCGACTCTTGACGTGGGGCCTATATGTGTAGATTTAGCTGCACAAATTAATAGACTGCCAAATTGAATCATCTCCAACTATTTCACTCAAATTTTTAAGGTGTAATAGTTTTAGGGTTCGACCCTTGAGGAGCGACCCACATATAAGCAGCGCACTGTCAATTTGAGTCATCTCTAGCTAATTTTGattaatttctcaaaaaaattaAAGTGTGAACGGGAGGTTTTAGTTCTAGGGTCCAGCTCTTAACGTGGGGCCCACATATGAGTCCAGCCACACTACTTTGCACAAATTAGCGAGCTATCAACTAAGTCTTCTCTAGCAAATTTTGATCAATTTCTCTAAACTTTTAAGGTGTGAACGCAAGATTTTAGTTTCGGGGACGTGGGGCCCACATATAAGTCTAGCCGTACTACTTTGCACAAAGTAGGGAATTGTTAACCGGTTCATCTGCAGCAAATTTCAGTCAATTTCTCGAAAATTCTAAGGTGTGAACGTCATGTTTTAGTTCTCATGCTCCTATGCAAGGTCCACATATAAGTCTAACCGCACTACTTTGTACAAAGTTGCAGACTGTCAAATTAAGTCATCTCTAGCTAATTTTGATCAATTTATCAAAAATTTTAACGTGAGGTTTTAGTTCTAGGGTCCGGCTCTTAATGCGGGGCCCACATCTGAGTCTAGCCACACTACTTTGCACAAATTAGCGAGCTGTCAACTAAGTCATCTCTAGCAAATTTTGATCAATTTCTCTAAACTTTTAAGGTGTGAACGCAAGATTTTAGTTTTAGGGTCCAGGTCTCGACGTGGGGCCCACATATAAGTCCAGTCGTACTACTTTGCACAAAGTAGGGTATTGTTACCATTTGCAGCAAATTTTAGTCAATTTTTCGAAAATTATAAGGTGTGAATGCGATGTTTTAGTTCCAGGGTCCAGCTCCTATGCAAGGTCCACATAAAACTCCAGCCACACTACTTTGCATAAAGTAGCGGATTGTCAAATTGAGTCGTTTCTGAcaaattttagtaattttttctaaaaatttaagTCGTGAACGCAAGGTTTTAGTTTCTGGATCCGATTCTGGACGTAGGCCCCACGTAGATATAATTTTATTGTAAACGTCTACCGTACATGATTTTTATATAAACCTGTAGATTTATGTAGCAAACTCATGGAGTAGATCGAGTCCGTCCGGGCGTGTGCCGCTGGCTCCACGCGTTGGCCTTGGCGTGCGTTTCGTGAGATGAAGCCGACAGAAACTGCGCTCTCTCTCCTGCCACTGTCTGCAGGTGCAGGACAGGACTCAGGAGCAGCCAAGCCAGTCGATTTGATTCCCGTCCCGTTCCGATGCCACAACGCAGGCGCGCGGCTCGCACGGTCGCACCCTCCCTGCTTTTCGCGACCGGCCGCACCACCACCCTTTCACGGAAACGGTGGCAAGCGGGTACGTTGCGTTGGAGGATGGGCACCACCCTCGCACAGACACTACAATCTCTTTCGGGTCGTAGTCGTAGTTTTTTCTTCCTCCTCGGTCGCCGGCAGAAAGAGGATCGGCGTCCGCTTTCCTTGGCAGGACGCGCGCCAGCAACCAACCCTCTGCGGCCCTGCAAAGCTGGAGCTTGTGCCTGCTGGTGCTGCAAAAGCAAACGAATCGTCCGAAACCCCCACGCCCTTGCCTCGGTGCCCACAAGACTGATCGTCTGCCCATACCCCTGCAGAGTTGCAACACGGTGTCCTCTCTACTTGACGTTGGCCTCCACAGCCCATGACTGAAAAAAAATGCTACCTAGCTTAGTTCCCAAATAACCAAAGtactagtatttttttttcactgTGCTACTAGGCACCGAGTAAACTCACATTACTTTGGGGTGGGGGAATCCAAGTGCAGGGAACAAGCTACATTGCAGTATTACTAGTAAAACAAGGGTACGATCTCGAACACATAGTTCAGCTAGTGGTAGTAGATAGATattgcctgttcgtttggctgataagccatggctaaaaatactattggctgatttgttgtaagagaaaaatattattcgttggctaaaaaagtacggcttataagccaaacgaacagggcgtataGCATTTATAGCGGATGAAGTACTGGTACATCGATCCAAACGGGGCCACAGAGGAGGTAGACTAGcattatatataattatatgggTAAAGAACACTTTCCAACCCTCAACTCGCGccgaagttcgattttcaaccttcaactacgaaaccggttaagaaacaccctccaactatcaaaaccggacaaatttggttctcggccggtttcaaaagcggttttctattttcggtaggcgccgaaattttatattatttttttagcatcttaacgtcctcaaataaaaaaactcaaaactacaaagttgtagatctcattgaaagctacaactttggtataaaaatattttcatttaactccatacaaataatatattagtgctccAATGCGACAAGCGCTAGTAGGCGATTATTGTGGtgttaaaattttatattattttttgagcatcttattgtccttaaatgaaaaaaattaaaactataaagttgtagatctcatcgagatctacaatttacatataaaaattatcttcatccgacatcgtattgaagggttttctattttttgaaatttaagtCTCGTTACGCCACACTGTTGTTTTGTCGCGTGTACGTTCTTGTAGTGCATGGGGATGTTGGGGCCATAGAGCAGAGGTAGGGGCTGCTCGCAACGCCGACGAAACAAGCCTCCCCGCAGGTCATCCAGAGTGCTCACCGCTTCACTAGGTTCAACGACAAGCCCACCGGGAGAGTGTTGCATATATATTTCAAGAGGAATCTGACAGCTTATAATGACAAACTTACATTTACATTCATGCCACACTTTCGGCATTAGTTTACACTTAATTTGGCGGAAACGTATATGTATATAAAAATGattagagtgagagagagagtagaaAGGGATCCTTAGGTACATAGTGTAAACACTGGAATCTTAATATGACACGGCCCAAAGGCATGTTGTCTTCTATTCCGATCCTGTGCCCCTTGCTCCCAACCTATGGCTACTCCGAGAGAACCATTCTACGCCCTGTTTGTTTActttataagtcgtattttttcaactaacaaataatatttttctctcataacaaatcagccaacaatattttcaTCCATAACTTATCAGCCAAGTGAACAGGGCATTACTGTTTTTCCCTCTTCTCCACCGTACTGCAGTGGATTTGCTTTCTTGATGACTGCCTcttatttttgttttcttttttcttttatgcAAAACCGCTAGCTGGGTCGCTTTCGGGCTGGATTTTTCTTACATCCCGTTCAACATTGGAGCTCACTGCAGGCAAGGTCATCAGAATTAGTACAGTGATACTTTGAAGCCAAATGGACCGATTGATAGAACCACGTATATTGGCCTTTTTTTTACACAAACTTATACTCCATCTGTCTTGAAATACAAGGGATTCAAGTCTGTCCTAAGTCAAATTAtgttaagtttgaccaaaataagaaaaaagaataatAGTTATGACATTAAATTGGGATTATTGAAACATTACAAATTATTTTTTTCATAATTTACATATTTGATATGGTAGATATTAATACTTTtctctataaatttgatcaaactttacATAGTTTAACTTAGGACAGACTTAAATTCTTTATATTTTAGGACAGAGAGCTTCTGCAAAAGAATATCCAACGAAGCAACATTCATGCAATCAATCATTCTGATTCCAACTGAATCGAGCAATTCAACACTACTTGAATCCTCATAGAATACTGCCAAAACTTCAAACACCAGTGTACTAGTCTTAAGTTCTCTACttatgaaattcaaaattttaaaattctcgGTGGGATGGAGACACGTTCTATACAAATTTTTTAGTGCTTAAATAGATCTAAAAATTTCTAgttgattttttttcatttggAATTATTTAGGAACCTAAATATTTAATAAAAGATAGCATGACTAAAAAATTGAAGATATGTGGGTCCCACATGCCACATCAGCCAAAACCACCATCGAAATCACTCTAAACCATTTAAGTAgaataatttatcttaattttAAAATTAAGGGCAGGGGTATAAATTGTCCGATATTCGAGTTCAAAGATGTCTTTTAAATTCAGTGATAAGTTCAGAGGCCAAATTGAATTGTACTTTACTCTATCTCAGATATGCCACTAAATTCAATCAGGATATAATCATATAAGAATTCTGATGGATTGTAGTTTCATTTTTCTTAAGAGGGTCTTTGTAAGATTTGGTGTAAACATTAAGAAGTTTATGTAATATAGTTTTCCCGGTTTCTAAAAAAAAGAACTTTATGGACAACCACCACGAAACCGGGCAGCAGAAAAAAAATCAGATTCAACCGTCTGGCAGGACACCACATATATATACCACACTCCACATGCAAGACGAAACATCTGTTGCTGTGGAAGATTACAGGTGCAACGAACGAGTGAGAGAGACGAAACGAAGACAGACTGACAACACTGATAGCGCTGGTCCTCAGTTTATACACATCAAGGATGACGAAACACATCAAGGATGCAGGGTTCATCATGCTTCGTCGGGATCCTAGGTGCGTAGGAAGGAAGCCTCCATGGACTGCAGGATGCTTGCTGTGTCAAACCTGAAGTTTCTGAAGCTGCGACCGGGGCGGTTGTCAACATGATGCGCCTGCACGTCAGATCCTGCTTTAGCAACAGGGTTCTCCACTGGGGTACTGCCACTTGACGAATTCTTCGCCTTCCACACAGTACCTGTCAGACACCACATAATAACCAAATGAATGCCACGACTTTAGGGAGAAAACCTAGGCTAGTCTGAAGTAAGACGTCAACTGACTGACTTCTGACATCAAAACTAGGCGAATTTGTAGCAAGAACTATTACGAATAATTCAAAGTTTTTTTCCTTCCATTTTTGTAATCTTGGCCAGAATGGGTAAGGGCCCATTCGGTTGAGGCCATTCCTGGCCGGAACATATCCCGGTGATGCATGGCCGTATAAAATTCAATAGTATTCCTGGCCGGATCCGTTCCAGGCCTTGAATACCTGGAAACCGAACGTGCCCTAAAGGGGAGCAGAAGAAACCTCTAGCAGATGTCTCTGGTTTCTGATGCAGTGGTGGAGGATGCGTGGCAATCCAAGCCTTAAGACCCCTGGAAAGAGAACAAGGCAGGAGACAACAATGTTTAAGCAACAATTTTACGCTTTGGAAAATTAGAAGTAGATCAAGCCACAGAATAAAAAAGCACATTTTTGGTTTCCTTCTTTTTTGAGAGCATCTATAATAATGGCAATGCCCCCATAACAGCATCTCCCCCAACAAATAAAGTAGAACGTGGATCACAAGGTACTTACGTCAAAAATGGAGCAACCATGTACAGCTTCATTCCATTCACTGCCCGAGATACTGCATCATCACTAGCTGGTAAGAGTTCATCAATTCTGTGCCATGAGATTTCCTAACAAATTTGCAGAGGAAGATAGCTCAGTGGATCATTTCATACCTTTTTAAAAGGGAAAAGAAAACAACAGAAACAGAAAAGGTACAATGAAGGACAATCGGCCAAGGAGAGCAGCAATAAGCCTTGCAAAGTAAAGGTGCATCACTGCCAATAAAAGCGATGCGAACAAGATTCAGAACTATGCATACACTGATTTCCTTCTTGGTTTGAGGTGCAAACACAGTATCTCTTTTAACCCCTGTTATGATGTAGAGCCGAACCCTCTGTTGTCCAATTGAAACTTCAATGTAATCATCCAAATTTAAAAATGTAGAAACATCACACCCAGTTTCCTCTAGAACCTGCATTGTTATTCAAGTAGATGTTAGTTAGCAAAAAAACTACTATATGCTGAACAGGAGGAACTAACAAATATAAGCATTAGAAGTGCTCCAGATTGGAAAAGGATGAAATATTATCAACACGGATCTTTGAGTACCTCATGCAAAGTATTGGCTTTATCGTATGAAAACCCACTCTACTATTCAAGAGGAAATGCCTTTAACAAACTAAATATTTTAATCAAGTTTTTTCCTTCATGTGGAAAAAAATGTTACTGGTGATTCACTTGTTATCTTTAATATTGATACATATTGCTGATAGCATAAAGGACAAAGATTGCTCCTGCAGACCACAAGGATGCCCTCTACGAATGAAATGTATACATGTTTAACCAAACAGACATTTGCTGCGAAGAAGAGATGAAAGTATTCAAAGATCTAGCGATATGAAAATTGCAATTTGTAAACTCAAACCAAGCAGGGAATACTATAGTATAAAAGCAGCAAATGGTGTTGAATGGTATCTAATATATATTTCATTGCTGCAAGTACAATATGCTTCAAAGAAATTGCAGGGTGCACTCAGAAAGGAAATTAAACTGCAGGCA includes these proteins:
- the LOC136528174 gene encoding mRNA-decapping enzyme subunit 2-like isoform X1; the protein is MTMAGGGGLNRSSSRGQLPPQELLDDLCSRFLLNVPKEELESFERILFLLEQAHWFYEDNSVEHNPNLKSLSFKDFTSLMFKSCTALRPYIAHLDDIYKDFNNYKFRVPVSGAIILDDTYERCLLVKGWKAGASWSFPRGKRNKDEEDHTCAVREVLEETGCDVSTFLNLDDYIEVSIGQQRVRLYIITGVKRDTVFAPQTKKEISEISWHRIDELLPASDDAVSRAVNGMKLYMVAPFLTGLKAWIATHPPPLHQKPETSARGFFCSPLGHVRFPGTVWKAKNSSSGSTPVENPVAKAGSDVQAHHVDNRPGRSFRNFRFDTASILQSMEASFLRT
- the LOC136528174 gene encoding mRNA-decapping enzyme subunit 2-like isoform X2; this translates as MTMAGGGGLNRSSSRGQLPPQELLDDLCSRFLLNVPKEELESFERILFLLEQAHWFYEDNSVEHNPNLKSLSFKDFTSLMFKSCTALRPYIAHLDDIYKDFNNYKFRVPVSGAIILDDTYERCLLVKGWKAGASWSFPRGKRNKDEEDHTCAVREVLEETGCDVSTFLNLDDYIEVSIGQQRVRLYIITGVKRDTVFAPQTKKEISEISWHRIDELLPASDDAVSRAVNGMKLYMVAPFLTGLKAWIATHPPPLHQKPETSARGTVWKAKNSSSGSTPVENPVAKAGSDVQAHHVDNRPGRSFRNFRFDTASILQSMEASFLRT
- the LOC136526457 gene encoding U-box domain-containing protein 21-like, producing MCDALVGLVWNPISTQATKAALVTAYYLVAASDRGAARFAELGVVAVLVEALVDADKNTSQKALAALDGVLCADAGLAAVRAHALAVLVLVKKMFRVSDMATDIVVRTRSEQQRHMHIIDGITHLISCT